One window of Sporichthyaceae bacterium genomic DNA carries:
- a CDS encoding VWA domain-containing protein: protein MTATGVDVELAEVAALLRTHPDVRSGPSVRAVLAAAELYVAVGAVAGAGPPQEHLVRLLRAALLSLPHRLRVRPGADAVLIVWDAVLAVARPVTEPDEPPENREAQAPVQTRPVFRLGDGGAGSGAARDRAGLPGVEPEIAALLVDVLRPTRRGPLADGLTPGPARPPSGERGAPTRMRPGDPSRDLSVRASLRAALRDPTASADPATWPSDALRVRPPRPDVALDVVLALDISASMAGAEVTPLARAITGAVVRAGHRVALQVFAATSAHLCGFTRDPARLLAAAGHYEPAHPTNLEAAIFAAHDLLAREGSRSRAGVILLVTDAEPTVCGTPRRRARGYGAAISRMAAADAAAAANADGITVSVLCPPRGTVECIDEDFASRLATAGGGTARSYPASVAR from the coding sequence ATGACCGCGACCGGCGTCGACGTCGAGCTCGCCGAGGTGGCCGCATTGTTGCGGACCCATCCTGACGTGAGGTCAGGTCCCAGCGTGCGCGCGGTTCTGGCCGCCGCGGAGCTGTACGTGGCGGTCGGTGCGGTGGCCGGGGCCGGTCCGCCGCAGGAGCACCTGGTCCGCCTGCTGCGGGCGGCGTTGCTGTCGCTGCCGCACCGGTTGCGGGTGCGGCCGGGCGCCGACGCGGTGCTGATCGTGTGGGATGCGGTGCTTGCCGTGGCACGACCAGTCACCGAGCCCGACGAGCCGCCGGAGAATCGCGAGGCGCAAGCGCCTGTCCAGACCCGGCCGGTGTTCCGGCTCGGGGACGGCGGCGCCGGATCGGGGGCCGCGCGGGACCGGGCCGGGTTGCCTGGCGTGGAACCGGAGATCGCGGCGCTGCTGGTCGACGTGCTGCGTCCAACCCGCCGTGGTCCGTTGGCCGACGGTCTGACGCCGGGCCCGGCTCGGCCGCCGAGCGGGGAACGGGGCGCGCCGACCCGGATGCGGCCGGGGGACCCGTCGCGGGACCTGTCGGTACGGGCCAGCCTGCGTGCCGCGCTGCGCGACCCGACGGCCTCGGCCGACCCGGCGACCTGGCCGAGCGACGCGCTGCGGGTGCGTCCACCGCGGCCGGACGTCGCGCTGGACGTGGTGCTGGCCCTGGACATCTCCGCGTCCATGGCCGGCGCGGAGGTGACGCCGTTGGCCCGCGCGATCACCGGGGCAGTGGTGCGGGCCGGGCACCGGGTGGCGCTGCAGGTGTTCGCCGCGACCAGCGCGCACCTGTGCGGCTTCACTCGCGACCCGGCGCGGTTGCTGGCTGCGGCCGGGCACTACGAGCCGGCCCACCCGACCAATCTGGAGGCCGCGATCTTCGCCGCGCACGACCTGCTGGCGCGGGAGGGGTCGCGCTCCCGGGCCGGGGTGATCCTGCTGGTGACCGACGCCGAGCCCACCGTGTGCGGGACCCCCCGCCGGCGCGCCCGCGGATACGGCGCCGCCATCTCGCGAATGGCCGCGGCCGACGCCGCCGCGGCGGCCAACGCCGACGGGATCACGGTGTCGGTGCTGTGCCCACCCCGGGGCACGGTCGAGTGCATCGACGAGGACTTCGCCTCCCGCCTGGCCACCGCCGGTGGCGGGACGGCCCGCAGCTACCCCGCCTCCGTCGCCCGCTGA
- a CDS encoding GNAT family N-acetyltransferase, with the protein MIESAYRGESSRIGWTTEADLLSGQRLDAVMLAEELADPTFRMFVVPDAEGPLACAAVTDRGRGTAYFGMFAVRPNAQGGGIGSWLLARAEEHARSLGARRMEMTVLWMRTDLIAWYARRGYVPTGDRVPFPAGDPRFGLPLRPDLAFVVLAAQLTP; encoded by the coding sequence TTGATCGAATCCGCGTACCGGGGTGAGTCGTCCCGGATCGGGTGGACGACCGAGGCAGATCTGCTCTCCGGGCAACGTCTGGATGCCGTGATGCTCGCCGAGGAACTGGCCGATCCGACGTTCCGGATGTTCGTGGTCCCCGACGCCGAGGGCCCACTGGCCTGTGCCGCGGTGACCGATCGCGGCCGTGGCACCGCTTACTTCGGGATGTTCGCGGTGCGCCCGAACGCCCAGGGCGGCGGCATCGGGTCGTGGCTGCTGGCCCGCGCGGAGGAGCACGCGCGGTCGCTGGGGGCGAGGCGGATGGAGATGACCGTGCTGTGGATGCGCACGGATCTGATCGCCTGGTACGCGCGGCGGGGGTACGTGCCGACCGGGGATCGGGTTCCGTTCCCCGCGGGTGATCCACGGTTCGGTCTGCCGTTGCGCCCGGATCTGGCATTCGTCGTACTCGCGGCGCAGCTGACGCCGTAG
- a CDS encoding carboxymuconolactone decarboxylase family protein has translation MQARINAVPALLPDVQKAIATLYQSAHSAGVPAEVLGLVHLRVSQINGCSACVDSGARGLRRAGMSDERLFTAVAWRETDYFTEAERAALALAESATRLADTPDAVPDEIWDAAAKHFSEPELAALVLWIATSNFFNRLNVTTRQPAGQDWG, from the coding sequence GTGCAGGCTCGCATCAACGCTGTCCCAGCCCTGCTGCCGGACGTGCAGAAGGCAATCGCCACGCTCTACCAGTCGGCCCACAGCGCCGGCGTCCCGGCCGAGGTTCTCGGCCTGGTGCACCTGAGGGTCAGTCAGATCAACGGTTGCAGCGCCTGCGTGGACAGCGGCGCCCGCGGGCTGCGGCGGGCCGGGATGTCCGACGAGCGACTGTTCACCGCGGTCGCCTGGCGTGAGACGGACTACTTCACCGAGGCCGAGCGGGCCGCGCTGGCCCTGGCCGAGTCCGCGACCCGGCTGGCCGACACTCCCGACGCGGTACCGGACGAGATCTGGGACGCGGCCGCAAAGCACTTCAGCGAGCCGGAACTGGCCGCACTGGTGCTGTGGATCGCGACCAGCAACTTCTTCAACCGACTGAACGTGACTACCCGTCAGCCCGCGGGCCAGGACTGGGGCTGA
- a CDS encoding helix-turn-helix domain-containing protein has protein sequence MRAARRGQFVSAARAPAAETGFRTPTIDDVCARAGLSKGAFHVHFSSKQELLHHADDPAGFRWENVAKVVDILLDHLRVNTRVLGHLSQSR, from the coding sequence GTGCGGGCGGCCCGTCGCGGCCAATTCGTTTCTGCTGCCCGCGCGCCGGCCGCTGAAACCGGGTTCCGCACGCCGACGATCGACGACGTGTGCGCCCGCGCGGGGCTGTCCAAGGGCGCTTTCCACGTGCACTTCTCGTCCAAGCAGGAGCTGCTGCACCACGCTGACGACCCGGCCGGATTCCGGTGGGAGAACGTGGCGAAGGTCGTCGACATCCTGCTCGACCACCTGCGGGTGAACACGCGGGTTTTAGGGCACCTCTCCCAGTCCCGATAG
- a CDS encoding LLM class F420-dependent oxidoreductase — protein sequence MPDRPIRIGIQIQPQHASYQQIRDAVARAEDIGADTIFNWDHFYPLYGEPEGAHFEAWTMLGAWAEATSRAEIGCLVTCNSYRNPELLADMARTVDHIAKGRLILGIGSGWFEKDYTEYGYEFGTAGGRLDMLAEAMPRIVERWGKLNPAPTRKIPVLIGGGGEKKTLKITAQYADIWHGFGDPDVIAHKCKVLDEWCASLNRDPAEIERSVGVGEKRPKEVADDLLAAGVRMFTVAAGGPDYDLSKLQEWVAWRDAQSR from the coding sequence GTGCCCGATCGTCCGATCCGAATCGGAATCCAGATCCAACCCCAGCACGCGAGCTACCAACAGATCCGCGACGCGGTCGCCCGGGCCGAGGACATCGGCGCCGACACGATCTTCAACTGGGACCACTTCTACCCGCTCTACGGCGAACCCGAAGGCGCGCACTTCGAGGCCTGGACGATGCTGGGCGCCTGGGCCGAGGCGACCTCTCGCGCCGAGATCGGCTGCCTGGTCACCTGCAACAGCTACCGCAACCCGGAGTTGCTGGCCGACATGGCGCGGACCGTCGACCACATCGCGAAGGGCCGGTTGATCCTCGGCATCGGTTCGGGCTGGTTCGAGAAGGACTACACCGAGTACGGCTACGAGTTCGGCACTGCCGGCGGGCGCCTCGACATGCTCGCCGAGGCGATGCCGCGCATCGTCGAGCGCTGGGGCAAGTTGAACCCGGCACCGACCCGCAAGATCCCGGTGCTGATCGGTGGAGGCGGCGAGAAGAAGACGCTGAAGATCACCGCGCAGTACGCCGACATCTGGCACGGGTTCGGCGACCCCGATGTGATCGCGCACAAGTGCAAGGTGCTCGACGAGTGGTGCGCCTCGCTCAACCGCGACCCCGCCGAGATCGAGCGGTCGGTCGGCGTCGGGGAGAAGCGCCCCAAGGAGGTGGCCGACGACCTGCTGGCAGCCGGCGTCCGCATGTTCACCGTGGCTGCGGGTGGCCCGGACTACGACCTGTCGAAGCTGCAGGAGTGGGTTGCCTGGCGCGACGCGCAGAGCCGCTGA
- a CDS encoding phytanoyl-CoA dioxygenase family protein has translation MNPEEILARQPHVLTRAQQEFYFENGYLLVESVIGAKWLDRLRAATDEMVDRSRALTQSDAIFDVEPGHTAQTPRLRRLTSPVDQHPEFWRFAAQSPLADVMSDLVGPDVKFHHSKLNFKWAQGGTEVKWHQDITYWPHTNYSPLTAGLYLYDCGPDQGPLMVVPGTHLGDLYSQYDPNDQWTGCLSDADVKTVPVEDAAQLTGPAGSITIHNCRVVHGSRPNLSDAGRPLLLNVYSAADAFPYTANPLPSRYAGAVVRGKPARWAAHDPRPCMVPPDWSGGYTSLFALQQGENWESPPAPRLNM, from the coding sequence ATGAATCCGGAGGAGATCCTCGCCCGGCAACCCCACGTGCTCACCCGGGCGCAGCAGGAGTTCTATTTCGAGAACGGCTACCTGCTCGTCGAGTCGGTGATCGGTGCCAAGTGGCTGGACCGGCTGCGGGCAGCCACCGACGAGATGGTCGACCGCTCCCGGGCGCTGACCCAGTCCGACGCGATCTTCGACGTCGAGCCGGGGCACACCGCGCAGACACCGCGCCTGCGCCGCCTGACCAGCCCGGTCGATCAACACCCGGAGTTCTGGCGATTTGCGGCCCAGTCCCCGCTGGCCGACGTCATGTCCGACCTGGTCGGGCCCGATGTGAAGTTCCACCACAGCAAGCTCAATTTCAAGTGGGCGCAGGGTGGTACCGAGGTGAAGTGGCACCAGGACATCACGTACTGGCCGCACACGAACTACTCGCCGCTGACCGCCGGGCTGTACCTGTACGACTGCGGGCCCGACCAGGGACCGCTGATGGTGGTCCCCGGGACCCATCTCGGCGACCTGTACTCCCAGTACGACCCGAACGACCAGTGGACCGGCTGCCTGTCCGATGCGGACGTCAAGACCGTTCCGGTCGAGGATGCCGCCCAGCTCACCGGCCCGGCCGGGTCGATCACCATCCACAACTGCCGGGTGGTGCACGGGTCGCGGCCGAACCTGTCCGATGCCGGGCGCCCCCTGCTGCTCAACGTGTACTCGGCCGCCGACGCCTTCCCGTACACCGCCAACCCGCTGCCCAGCCGCTACGCCGGAGCGGTCGTCCGCGGGAAGCCGGCCCGCTGGGCCGCCCACGACCCGCGCCCCTGCATGGTCCCCCCGGACTGGTCGGGCGGCTACACGTCGCTGTTCGCCCTGCAGCAGGGCGAGAACTGGGAGTCGCCACCGGCACCACGTCTCAACATGTGA
- a CDS encoding alcohol dehydrogenase catalytic domain-containing protein: MATMRAVVLKSPYQIEVEDVPAPTELSQGEIMLQVEMTAICGTDIAPYAGKLELEDDLRLGHEFLGTVTDVGPGVNLVEAGDRVVVSCVVNCGHCYTCRRGQPGKCMGVMIFGMGLTFGDLDGGQAEYVVVPNADLVCRKVPDGGAGTDEDFLFVGDIMATGYESVRVAMEPGDTVAIVGAGPVGLCAAMSAQALGASQVVIIDKVPARLKEAEAYGAVTVNPDETDPIDVVLDLTEWRGADVVVDAAGHPSALAIAMRLPRAGGALAVPAVYVDETLELPWGELWIKGIRLIGGGACNIPKYMDETLALISAGKLNPSRIISHRMPMSQAAEAYRMFHEREATKIVLDPTR, encoded by the coding sequence ATGGCGACGATGCGCGCGGTTGTCCTGAAGAGCCCGTACCAGATCGAGGTCGAGGACGTCCCCGCGCCGACCGAACTTTCGCAGGGCGAGATCATGCTGCAGGTCGAGATGACGGCGATCTGCGGCACCGACATCGCGCCCTACGCAGGCAAGCTCGAGCTCGAGGACGACCTGCGCCTCGGCCACGAGTTCCTCGGCACGGTCACCGACGTCGGCCCCGGGGTGAACCTCGTGGAGGCCGGCGACCGCGTCGTCGTCTCGTGCGTCGTCAACTGCGGCCACTGCTACACCTGCCGCCGCGGCCAGCCCGGCAAGTGCATGGGCGTGATGATCTTCGGGATGGGTCTGACCTTCGGCGACCTCGACGGCGGCCAGGCCGAGTATGTCGTGGTCCCGAACGCGGATCTGGTCTGCCGCAAGGTTCCTGACGGCGGCGCCGGGACCGACGAGGACTTCCTGTTCGTCGGCGACATCATGGCGACCGGCTACGAGTCGGTGCGCGTGGCGATGGAACCGGGCGACACGGTGGCAATCGTCGGCGCCGGCCCGGTCGGGCTGTGCGCGGCGATGTCCGCTCAGGCGTTGGGCGCCTCGCAGGTGGTCATCATCGACAAGGTGCCGGCCCGCCTGAAGGAGGCCGAAGCCTACGGCGCGGTGACCGTGAACCCGGACGAGACCGACCCGATCGACGTTGTGCTGGACCTCACCGAGTGGCGCGGCGCGGACGTCGTGGTGGACGCCGCCGGGCACCCGTCGGCGTTGGCGATCGCGATGCGCCTGCCGCGGGCCGGCGGGGCGTTGGCCGTGCCGGCGGTCTACGTCGACGAGACGCTCGAACTGCCCTGGGGCGAGCTGTGGATCAAGGGCATCCGCCTGATCGGCGGAGGGGCCTGCAACATCCCCAAGTACATGGACGAGACCCTCGCGCTGATCTCGGCGGGCAAGCTCAACCCGAGCCGGATCATCTCCCACCGGATGCCGATGTCGCAGGCGGCCGAGGCCTACCGGATGTTCCACGAGCGCGAGGCCACCAAGATCGTGCTCGACCCGACCCGCTGA
- a CDS encoding methyltransferase domain-containing protein, which produces MSGAADPWADWLLRRRDGGDAANRAIARAALHRIRDRLLAGVDPQPGEHVLDVGCGDGLIGLRAAELVGPTGRVVLSDISPTLLEHCRQAALAAGLHERCAYVVAALPELRGIADTAFDVVTDRSVLIYIPDKATALAAMHRVLRPGGRLGLFEPINRFTSARDPGRLWGFAVHGAEELAARVNAVAAADAPEAAAMLSFDERDLFTTVAAVGFVDVRMDYHAEVLDGRSPASSIEAFLATAPNPLAPTYAELLAEALSPTEAEILRAKLARAFAAGDHRRRSAVVHISATRAG; this is translated from the coding sequence GTGTCCGGCGCGGCGGATCCCTGGGCTGACTGGTTGCTGCGCCGCCGCGACGGCGGGGACGCGGCGAATCGCGCGATCGCCCGGGCAGCGCTGCACCGGATACGCGACCGACTGCTGGCCGGGGTCGACCCCCAGCCCGGTGAACACGTTCTGGACGTCGGCTGCGGCGATGGGCTGATCGGCCTGCGCGCGGCCGAACTCGTCGGACCTACCGGCCGCGTCGTCCTCAGCGATATCTCACCGACGCTGCTGGAGCACTGCCGGCAGGCCGCGCTGGCCGCCGGCCTGCACGAGCGCTGCGCCTACGTCGTCGCCGCCCTGCCGGAACTTCGCGGCATCGCCGACACGGCCTTCGACGTGGTCACCGACCGCTCGGTGCTCATCTACATCCCGGACAAGGCAACCGCGTTGGCCGCGATGCACCGCGTGCTGCGCCCCGGCGGGCGCCTGGGCCTGTTCGAGCCGATCAACCGGTTCACCAGCGCCCGCGACCCCGGCCGGCTGTGGGGCTTCGCAGTGCACGGCGCCGAGGAACTCGCCGCCCGGGTCAACGCCGTCGCGGCGGCCGACGCCCCCGAGGCCGCGGCGATGCTCAGCTTCGACGAACGCGACCTGTTCACGACGGTGGCCGCGGTCGGCTTCGTCGACGTCCGGATGGACTACCACGCCGAAGTCCTCGACGGCCGGTCGCCCGCGTCGAGCATCGAGGCGTTCCTGGCCACCGCGCCCAACCCACTCGCGCCGACCTACGCCGAGCTCCTGGCCGAGGCGTTGTCGCCGACCGAGGCGGAGATCCTGCGCGCCAAGTTGGCCCGCGCGTTCGCCGCCGGCGACCACCGCCGCCGCTCCGCGGTCGTCCACATAAGCGCCACCCGGGCCGGCTGA
- a CDS encoding SRPBCC family protein, whose product MVLLTPMGDSVTVTMKATPAAVWALVTDVTRIGEFSPETLEGRWIAPATGPAVGARFQGHVKRNGRGPMYWTTARVVTADPEREFAFVVEVPGGREVNTWGYRIAPRADGSEVTESFRLTPSLPLKLYWLLFGRLRVTTNRNGIRQTLERMKAVLETD is encoded by the coding sequence ATGGTCCTGCTGACGCCGATGGGCGACTCGGTAACTGTCACGATGAAGGCGACGCCGGCCGCCGTTTGGGCGCTGGTCACCGACGTCACGCGGATCGGCGAGTTCTCCCCGGAGACGCTGGAGGGCCGCTGGATCGCCCCGGCGACCGGCCCCGCCGTCGGGGCGCGGTTCCAGGGGCACGTCAAACGAAACGGCCGCGGCCCCATGTACTGGACGACCGCTCGGGTGGTCACCGCCGACCCGGAGCGCGAGTTCGCGTTCGTGGTCGAGGTGCCGGGTGGCCGCGAGGTGAACACCTGGGGCTACCGCATTGCGCCCCGCGCCGACGGCAGCGAGGTCACCGAGTCGTTCCGGCTGACACCGAGCCTGCCGCTGAAGCTCTACTGGCTGCTGTTCGGACGGCTGCGGGTCACCACGAACCGCAACGGCATTCGGCAGACCCTGGAACGCATGAAGGCCGTGCTGGAGACCGACTGA
- a CDS encoding polysaccharide deacetylase family protein, which produces MPTRAFRALLVVGLTATGLTGLGAPALADSAAGCPPVRPGVIDRAPGSGKTVALTFDDGPSPWTAKILAVLEKYDVPATFFDTGAHDSAFPDDIRAEAAAGDPVGDHTWDHQYPKDVRGGWSQSYLRDQLGRTDAVQQKLTGRRTCLFRAPGGETSNALPEVARSLGLTMIGWSVDTEDWKQPDHQSVSAVHRIVAAATASPGSHPIVLMHAGKASHEPLSVVSDYRGNTVAALPAVIAWYRSHGYRFVTMEQ; this is translated from the coding sequence GTGCCTACTCGCGCGTTTCGTGCCCTGCTGGTCGTCGGTCTGACCGCGACCGGCCTGACGGGCTTGGGCGCGCCGGCCCTGGCCGATTCGGCCGCAGGTTGTCCGCCGGTGCGGCCCGGGGTGATCGATCGGGCGCCCGGGTCCGGGAAGACCGTGGCGCTGACCTTCGACGACGGACCGAGTCCGTGGACGGCGAAGATCCTTGCGGTGCTGGAGAAGTACGACGTCCCGGCGACCTTCTTCGACACCGGTGCGCACGACTCCGCGTTCCCCGACGACATCCGCGCCGAGGCCGCCGCCGGCGACCCGGTCGGCGACCACACCTGGGACCACCAGTACCCGAAGGACGTGCGCGGCGGTTGGTCGCAGTCGTACCTGCGCGACCAACTCGGGCGCACCGACGCGGTTCAGCAGAAGCTGACCGGCCGACGGACCTGCCTGTTCCGGGCACCAGGAGGGGAGACCAGCAACGCGCTGCCGGAGGTGGCGCGGTCGCTGGGGCTGACGATGATCGGGTGGAGCGTCGACACCGAGGACTGGAAGCAACCTGACCACCAGTCAGTTTCGGCAGTGCATCGGATCGTGGCCGCCGCGACGGCCTCGCCGGGCAGCCACCCGATCGTGCTGATGCACGCCGGGAAGGCCAGTCACGAGCCGTTGTCCGTGGTGTCGGACTACCGGGGCAACACCGTGGCGGCCCTGCCTGCGGTCATTGCGTGGTACCGCTCGCACGGGTACCGCTTCGTGACGATGGAGCAGTAG
- a CDS encoding MoxR family ATPase — translation MTTEAAAGDIRADLRAVITGSGLSLLGDWLGPEQVKRDVLAVLYAGRHLLLEGPVGSGKTLLASAIARALPAIRLAGCDFGCLPGEQACPQCAHRAALGEPLSERVVGGFDRLVRVQGSPDLLPEDLVGDLDPAAALRFGALDVRALRPGRLLRAHRRILFLDEVNRMSERLQNLLLELLEERAMTVGGYDTRFGVDTVVVATMNPAEYVGVERLSEALADRFERVRLEYPTPADEVRILRSRVDLTMPHLDPAPAEVAQSVVEFANGLRADAEVRTPPSVRASLAAYELAVTVHALSPAEGWPAAVRSAVRLAFRGRIALAHTSPDVGRPDAWLDARLGAGRA, via the coding sequence ATGACGACCGAGGCCGCGGCCGGCGACATCCGCGCCGATCTGCGCGCGGTGATCACCGGTTCGGGCCTGAGCCTGCTGGGCGACTGGCTCGGTCCCGAGCAGGTCAAGCGCGACGTGCTCGCCGTCCTGTACGCCGGCCGGCACCTCCTGCTGGAGGGGCCGGTCGGGTCGGGCAAGACCCTGCTGGCCTCGGCGATCGCCCGGGCGCTGCCGGCCATCCGGCTGGCGGGCTGCGACTTCGGCTGCCTGCCCGGCGAACAGGCCTGCCCGCAGTGCGCGCACCGTGCTGCTCTTGGCGAGCCGCTCTCCGAACGCGTGGTCGGCGGGTTCGACCGCCTGGTGCGGGTGCAGGGCTCGCCGGACCTGCTGCCCGAGGACCTCGTCGGCGACCTCGATCCGGCGGCCGCGTTGCGGTTCGGTGCGCTCGACGTCCGGGCGCTGCGGCCGGGCCGGTTGCTGCGGGCGCATCGGCGCATCCTGTTCCTCGACGAGGTGAACCGGATGTCCGAGCGTCTGCAGAACCTGCTGCTGGAGTTGCTCGAGGAACGGGCGATGACCGTCGGCGGCTACGACACCCGGTTCGGCGTCGACACGGTCGTGGTCGCGACGATGAACCCGGCCGAGTACGTCGGGGTGGAACGGTTGTCCGAGGCGTTGGCCGACCGTTTCGAGCGGGTCCGGCTGGAGTACCCAACTCCGGCCGACGAGGTGCGGATCCTGCGTTCCCGCGTCGATCTGACGATGCCTCACCTGGATCCGGCGCCGGCCGAGGTGGCGCAGTCGGTCGTCGAGTTCGCCAACGGTCTGCGGGCCGACGCCGAGGTGCGCACGCCACCGAGTGTGCGGGCCAGCCTGGCGGCGTACGAACTCGCCGTCACCGTCCACGCGTTGAGTCCGGCCGAGGGCTGGCCTGCCGCGGTGCGGTCCGCGGTGCGGTTGGCCTTCCGGGGCCGGATCGCGTTGGCCCACACCAGTCCCGACGTCGGGCGGCCGGACGCCTGGCTCGACGCCCGGCTGGGTGCCGGTCGGGCATGA